One window of the Chanos chanos chromosome 11, fChaCha1.1, whole genome shotgun sequence genome contains the following:
- the LOC115823759 gene encoding von Willebrand factor A domain-containing protein 7-like, whose protein sequence is MQLWIGLAEVSQGIWTWVDGTPLNERGTLAFSVLFTSSQKHQDITTIAILQKTAEVCKEQGRRAGRDFVMPFPLTVDSVPEACAASESKKSFRTVVKNIKDSNALVDFWHVFDEEYHFDSEAFLKGRDLITRGVATIKANLRRKNYEPARDKLGEILHTLQDFYSHSNWIELGNKFPYSNLIRPDLPMDNIADRNTPTCRSCSGGNCDNNILESIIREKKLTSGYFEVSSPEKPNGKCSHGGFYDKTSETEPTGGINKDTFDSDHGKLHLQAADVATAATAELLEDIRGAVGDSEFLRFMGITQSSSVLCFVIDTTGSMGNDIDEVKRVTSFIIDSKRGTTDEPSAYIFVPFNDPSFGPLMKTTDPDEFKAQINALSVFGGGDEPEMCLSGLQLALTGAPLESEIFVFTDASAKDTELRSTVLALIESTKSRVNFFLTNALFSRRRRSSDGEQHQSQRFTSRLSNSLNQLYQDLSEASGGQAIEVTKATLPQATSIIVDTSSSALVTLLQAVRNPAKAENFSVLVDTSVKNLTVYITGNSPSFTIISPSGISQDDTESNGGLGEIQTVGNFYRVQLNSQNQTGLWQISIDSAQPFTIKVTGQSVIDVQFNFVEIIEEPAPAYAVLDSRPKADGNATLLVTVTGGESVKLTEVALVEASGSGVVNGTLQDVGGGDYLVTVTSVPAEKFVVRVRGESTLSRSTPNIFQRQSSTQLSASNISITTQVSDTWEPGTTLSVGFTVSTSGSGGNLIIRARNDREFVTTLPESLTLDSAGSANSTVTLTAPSDTPSGTDVTLTIEVDTPGASDSNFAVLRLSVVATVTDITPPVCEIVSVNANCSSNCSLSTWELSANLTDGNGTGIQSLTVRQGNGNLTTTIVADGGINVTLASYVASCCSEDFELVAVDEVDNVGTCFRSIRTTIAPSTSTPSPLFAFTTALEDWMSTMRMQRSQERTVEGLKVEILHVLIDPGKCSYGGAFDRTSPAEPTAMLTRKVLASDSQQQQKLLPQSYVRTSGE, encoded by the exons ATGCAGCTCTGGATTGGTTTGGCAGAGGTTTCTCAGGGCATCTGGACCTGGGTAGATGGAACTCCTCTGAATGAAAG GGGCACTTTGGCCTTCAGTGTGCTCTTCACCTCCTCACAGAAACACCAAGACATTACAACAATTGCAATTTTACAAAAAACAGCTGAGGTGTGCAAGGAGCAGGGTCGACGTGCAGGAAGAGATTTTGTGATG cCTTTTCCTCTGACTGTTGACTCAGTGCCAGAAGCTTGCGCAGCTTCTGAATCGAAGAAAAGTTTCCGGACAGTTGTCAAAAATATCAAGGATTCAAATGCCTTGGTTGATTTCTGGCATGTTTTTGATGAGGAGTACCATTTTGATAGCGAGGCGTTTTTGAAAGGGAGGGACCTCATCACAAGGGGCGTGGCCACCATCAAGGCAAACCTACGGCGAAAGAATTATGAGCCAGCAAGAGACAAGCTGGGTGAAATTTTGCACACTTTACAG GATTTCTACAGTCACAGTAACTGGATAGAACTAGGCAATAAGTTCCCGTACTCCAACCTTATCAGACCAGACCTCCCTATGGACAACATCGCAG aTAGGAACACCCCAACATGCAGGAGCTGCAGTGGAGGCAACTGTGATAACAACATCCTGGAAAGCATCATCAGGGAGAAGAAACTGACCTCTGGATATTTTGAAGTGTCCAGCCCTGAAAAGCCAAACG GAAAGTGCAGTCATGGAGGATTCTATGACAAAACAAGCGAAACTGAGCCCACTGGGGGCATAAATAAGGACACGTTTGACTCTGACCATGGGAAACTGCACCTACAAGCTGCTGACGTGGCCACTGCTGCCACTGCAGAGCTGCTGGAGGACATCAGAGGGGCAGTCGGGGACTCTGAATTCCTCAG attTATGGGGATAACTCagtcctcctctgttctctgtttcgTCATTGACACCACAGGCAGCATGGGCAATGATATTGATGAGGTGAAACGTGTCACTTCATTCATAATTGACAGCAAAAGAGGCACTACTGATGAGCCATCTGCCTACATCTTTGTTCCATTTAATGACCCAA GTTTTGGGCCACTGATGAAGACAACTGATCCGGATGAGTTTAAAGCACAAATCAATGCTCTTTCTGTATTTGGAGGTGGAGATGAACCAGAAATGTGTCTCTCAGGACTTCAG CTGGCACTCACAGGTGCACCCCTTGAATctgagatttttgttttcactgatgcCAGTGCAAAAGACACAGAACTGAGAAGCACTGTTCTGGCACTGATTGAGAGCACCAAGTCAAGA GTCAACTTCTTCCTAACTAATGCATTGTTCTCTCGTCGACGGCGGAGCAGCGATGGAGAACAACACCAAAGCCAACGATTCACCTCTCGTCTCTCTAACTCTTTGAATCAGCTGTATCAAGACTTGTCTGAGGCCTCAGGTGGGCAGGCGATCGAGGTTACCAAGGCAACACTGCCTCAAGCCACCAGCATCATTGTGGATACCTCCAGTTCAGCACTG GTAACTCTTCTCCAGGCTGTCAGGAATCCAGCAAAGGCGGAGAACTTCTCTGTCCTAGTGGACACATCTGTGAAAAACCTTACTGTCTATATTACAGGCAATTCCCCATCTTTCACCATCATAAGCCCCTCAG GAATATCCCAGGATGATACAGAGTCAAATGGAGGTTTGGGGGAGATACAGACAGTGGGGAATTTCTATCGAGTGCAACTGAACAGCCAGAATCAAACAGGGCTTTGGCAAATCAGTATTGACTCAGCACAGCCCTTCACCATTAAAGTCACAG GTCAGAGTGTGATTGATGTTCAGTTTAACTTTGTGGAGATTATTGAAGAACCTGCCCCAGCATATGCAGTTTTGGACAGTCGGCCTAAAGCAG ATGGAAATGCTACCCTGCTGGTGACAGTGACTGGGGGAGAGTCTGTGAAGCTGACAGAGGTGGCCCTGGTTGAGGCATCAGGTTCTGGGGTTGTTAATGGCACCTTGCAAGATGTGGGAGGTGGGGACTATCTTGTAACGGTGACCTCGGTTCCAGCTGAGAAGTTTGTTGTtcgtgtgagaggagagagcactTTGTCCAGATCAACACCCAACATCTTCCAAAGACAATCTTCCACCCAGCTTAGTGCTTCTAACATCTCCATTACG ACTCAGGTGAGTGACACATGGGAACCTGGAACAACTCTGAGTGTGGGCTTCACTGTGTCCACCAGTGGCTCAGGAGGTAACTTGATAATCCGTGCTAGGAACGACCGTGAGTTTGTCACCACTCTCCCTGAGTCACTGACCCTTGACAGTGCGGGCAGCGCCAATAGCACAGTCACCCTCACTGCTCCTTCAGACACTCCCTCTGGCACTGATGTCACACTGACCATTGAGGTCGACACTCCTGGAGCCTCCGACTCAAACTTCGCTGTGTTACGCCTTTCTGTTGTTGCTACG GTAACAGATATCACACCccctgtgtgtgagattgtgagCGTAAATGCTAACTGCTCCAGCAACTGCAGCCTGTCAACATGGGAGCTTTCTGCCAACCTAACGGATGGAAACGGAACAGGCATCCAGAGTTTGACAGTCCGGCAAGGCAACGGAAATCTGACCACGACCATTGTGGCTGATGGAGGCATTAATGTGACCCTTGCGTCATATGTTGCCTCATGCTGCTCGGAGGATTTTGAACTGGTCGCTGTGGATGAGGTGGACAATGTTGGCACCTGTTTCAGATCCATCAGAACAACTATAGCACCAAGTACCAGCACTCCATCCCCCCTA ttTGCCTTTACAACGGCCCTAGAAGACTGGATGTCTACCATGAGGATGCAGAGATCACAGGAGAGAACTGTAGAAGGGCTTAAGGTCGAAATACTTCATGTGCTCATTGACCCAG GAAAGTGCAGTTATGGAGGAGCTTTTGATAGAACAAGCCCCGCGGAGCCCACTGCAATGTTAACAAGGAAAGTTTTGGCATCAGACAGCCAACAGCAGCAAAAGCTGCTACCACAGAGCTATGTGAGGACATCAGGGGAGTAA
- the LOC115823760 gene encoding von Willebrand factor A domain-containing protein 7-like, with the protein MSCQSTAAVLFFILLFCTLRVTFTFKVLFTSSQKHQQITTNAILQKTAEVCMEQAQRTGKDFTKPDSLTVDSLAEACFASKSKKGFQRAINEIKDSNARVDLWKVLSAEYHFDNEMFLEGQGLIRKGLEIVKANIRQMRLEAARRKLGEILHTLQDFYSHSNWIELGNLLPYTDLIRPYHKIENIADSKTSTCTSCNGSNCDNNILESIIREKKLTSGYFFTLSKPQGKCSHGDFGDVSTLIPPSGGINKDTNGSSHGRLHPQAADMAITATRELLEDIRRAAGDTDFLRFMGINQSSSVLCFVIDTTGSMGDDIDEVKRVTSFIIDSKRGTTDEPSAYILVPFNDPSFGPLMRTSNPDEFKVQVNGLSATGGGDLPEMCLSGLQLALTGAPPESEIFVFTDAGAKDIELKSTTEALIKTTQSKVNFLVTTFARRRRSTSGDQQQSRGFTTRLDSPFDQLYRDLSEASGGQTIRVAKYMLPKATSIIVDASSSELVTLLQAVRNPGKAENFFVLVDSSVKNLTIYITGNSPSFLVTSPSGESQSNTESNGTLGEIQRVGNFYTVRLSNHNQTGLWQISVNSAQPYTIKVIGQSAIDFLFNFVKISEGSHAAYEVLDSQPHASGNATLLVTVTGGDSVNVTEVALVEASGSGVVNGTLEDLGSGDYLVTVTTVPTEKFFVRVRGESAISGSTLNNFQRQSTTQFRASNVSITTQVNGTWEPGTALSVGFTVSTSGSGDTLTIRARNDRGFAITLPESLTLDSAGSANGTVTLTAPSDTPSGTDVTLTIEVDAPGASDSNFAVLRLSVVARVTDVTPPVCEIVNVNADCSGDCRLSTWELSANLTDGNGTGIQSLMVQQGTGILTTTSVIEGGVMVMLASYVASCCSEDVELVAVDEVGNVGTCFRSIRATVSPSTSAPSPHSITTTKPTSTATASTGGHPALLSLCLWFSVELFLKQIIHF; encoded by the exons ATGTCGTGTCAAAGCACAGCTGCTGTCCTCTTCTTTATCCTACTCTTCTGCACACTGAGGGTCACTTTTACCTTCAAAGtgctcttcacctcctctcagAAACACCAACAGATCACAACAAATGCGATTTTACAGAAAACAGCTGAAGTCTGCATGGAGCAGGCTCAACGCACAGGAAAAGACTTTACTAAG cctGATTCTCTGACAGTTGATTCACTGGCAGAAGCTTGCTTCGCCTCCAAATCAAAGAAAGGTTTCCAGAGGGCCATCAACGAAATCAAGGATTCAAATGCCCGGGTGGATCTCTGGAAAGTGCTCAGTGCTGAATATCACTTTGACAATGAGATGTTTTTAGAGGGGCAAGGGCTTATCAGAAAAGGTCTTGAAATCGTCAAGGCCAACATTCGTCAAATGAGGCTTGAGGCGGCGAGACGGAAACTGGGTGAAAttctacacacactacag GACTTCTACAGCCACAGTAACTGGATAGAACTGGGGAACCTATTGCCATACACAGATCTCATCAGACCATACCACAAAATTGAAAACATTGCAg aCAGCAAAACTTCAACATGCACAAGCTGCAATGGGAGCAACTGTGATAACAACATCTTGGAAAGCATTATCAGAGAGAAGAAGCTGACCTCTGGAtatttcttcactctctccaaGCCACAAG GAAAATGCAGCCATGGAGACTTTGGAGACGTATCAACCTTAATACCACCTTCTGGAGGGATAAACAAGGACACAAATGGATCCAGCCATGGGAGGCTGCACCCACAGGCTGCAGACATGGCCATTACTGCCACTAGAGAACTGTTGGAAGACATCAGGAGAGCAGCAGGGGACACTGACTTCCTAAG atTTATGGGGATAAATCAGTCTTCTTCCGTTCTCTGTTTCGTCATTGACACCACGGGCAGCATGGGCGATGACATTGATGAGGTGAAACGTGTCACTTCATTCATAATTGACAGCAAAAGAGGCACCACTGATGAGCCATCTGCCTACATCCTTGTTCCATTTAATGACCCAA GTTTTGGGCCACTGATGAGAACAAGCAACCCTGATGAGTTTAAAGTACAGGTCAATGGTCTTTCTGCAACTGGAGGTGGAGATTTACCAGAAATGTGTCTCTCGGGACTTCAG CTGGCCCTCACAGGTGCACCTCCAGAATCTGAGATTTTCGTTTTCACTGATGCTGGTGCAAAAGACATAGAACTGAAAAGCACAACTGAGGCATTGATCAAGACCACACAGTCAAAG GTAAACTTTCTGGTGACAACTTTTGCTCGCCGGCGACGGAGCACTAGTGGAGACCAACAGCAAAGCCGGGGCTTCACCACTCGTCTGGACAGCCCATTCGACCAGCTTTATCGAGACTTGTCAGAGGCCTCAGGTGGGCAAACTATCAGGGTTGCCAAATATATGCTACCAAAAGCCACCAGCATCATTGTGGATGCATCCAGCTCTGAACTG GTAACTCTTCTCCAGGCTGTCAGGAACCCAGGAAAAGCAGAGAACTTCTTTGTCCTAGTGGACTCATCTGTGAAAAACCTTACCATCTATATTACAGGCAACTCTCCATCTTTCCTTGTCACAAGCCCCTCAG GAGAATCCCAGAGTAATACAGAATCAAATGGGACCTTGGGGGAGATTCAGAGAGTGGGGAATTTCTATACAGTGAGACTGAGTAACCACAACCAAACGGGGCTTTGGCAAATCAGCGTCAACTCAGCACAACCCTACACCATTAAAGTCATAG GTCAAAGTGCAATTGACTTTCTGTTTAACTTTGTAAAGATTAGCGAGGGAAGTCACGCAGCATATGAAGTTTTGGACAGTCAGCCTCATGCAA GTGGTAATGCTACACTACTAGTGACAGTGACTGGGGGAGactctgtgaatgtgacagaggTGGCACTGGTTGAGGCATCAGGTTCTGGGGTTGTTAATGGCACCTTGGAAGATTTGGGAAGTGGGGACTATCTTGTGACAGTGACCACAGTTCCAACTGAAAAGTTTTTTGTtcgtgtgagaggagagagcgcCATTTCCGGGTCCACACTCAACAACTTCCAAAGACAATCCACAACCCAATTCAGAGCTTCTAATGTCTCCATCACT ACCCAGGTGAATGGCACATGGGAGCCTGGGACAGCTCTGAGTGTGGGCTTCACTGTGTCCACCAGTGGCTCAGGAGACACATTGACAATTCGTGCTAGGAACGACAGAGGGTTCGCTATCACTCTCCCTGAGTCACTGACCCTTGACAGTGCGGGCAGCGCCAATGGCACAGTCACCCTCACTGCTCCTTCAGACACTCCCTCTGGCACTGATGTCACACTGACCATTGAGGTCGACGCTCCTGGGGCCTCTGACTCAAACTTTGCCGTGCTACGCCTTTCTGTTGTGGCTAGG GTAACAGATGTCACACCCCCAGTGTGTGAGATTGTGAACGTAAATGCTGACTGCTCTGGTGATTGCAGACTGTCAACATGGGAGCTTTCTGCCAACCTGACAGATGGAAACGGAACAGGAATCCAGAGCTTAATGGTCCAACAAGGCACTGGAATCCTCACTACCACCAGTGTCATTGAAGGAGGTGTGATGGTGATGCTTGCATCATATGTCGCATCTTGCTGTTCGGAGGATGTCGAACTCGTCGCCGTGGATGAGGTGGGCAATGTTGGCACATGCTTTAGATCCATCAGAGCCACTGTTTCACCAAGTACCAGTGCTCCATCTCCCCACAGCATCACCACAACAAAGCCAACCAGCACTGCCACTGCTTCCACTGGGGGACATCCTGCactcctttctctgtgtctctggttcAGCGTAGAGCTCTTTCTCAAACAAATCATACATTTCTAA